Genomic window (Electrophorus electricus isolate fEleEle1 chromosome 25, fEleEle1.pri, whole genome shotgun sequence):
AATGAGGCACATGTTTACTTACTGGAACATCAAGGTGAAGTATCATAGATACTAATCGCCCTTAGAGTAGTTtagttttattgttgtttttgataTTAAATTTATCTAACAGCTAGCCGTTGTGTTTGAATCGAGACACCGTGGACATGGTGACTATATCAGTATTCACTTCCAAGAGATATCTTAGAATTCAACTTCAGAATATACAAATAATAACCGAGTAATTCTGAGCCTTGTTTCTTTGGATTAAGCACGTCTATAGATCACAGGGTTCCTAAATCACCGTCTCTGTCTACACAGCCCAAAAAATCCAGATCTGTTCCTAACAGTCTAACAAACGTCACCACGCACTTACTAATTAATGACATCAATATTATATTGCCACCTGCTGGTAAGAAACGGAAGTGTACTCAGATGAACTCATGCGACAAATGAATCACGGAAAATGGTTATTCCTGACGATCTGAGTATTGTGTAGTTTGCATGGGAACATTGCAGGTAATGCAATATGCCTACATAACCCATTCATTCAATATCCTGTTACCGGGGATTCCAAGCATTTACTTTCTAGtctgttgttttggttgttCCCTGTACTTGTGCTTTTTTATACTTGATGGTTTAGGATCCATGAACTGAGAATTGAATATTTAGCATGTATTTAGTCTGATAGTGGATTATATATGCTTTGAATATCCGAGTGATTATCACGTTTCCTTGTGTGCTTTTATGGTGTGTGACTGATGACGGATTGTAATCTTGAAAATGGTACAAATACCAAACAATATCTGGGCTACTTAAACAACTGATCTTGGTCCAAATGTACCTATGACTTGCTATGATAGGAAAGCAGATATGATGTGCTATGCTATCATATATGATGTGACATGACGTGATATATGATACGTCGCTCCTGGGATTCGTTGTTTTGCATCTGTCGTGTTTGAAAGGAAGCTCATTAAAAGTCCAAAGGTGAAAAGGTGTGCCTGGTGCAGGTGGGCAGACATAATGGCGTTAACGGGCAGACTCATTGACCTAGCTGTCATAAGGAAGTGCACAGAGACCAGACTGCCAGGAACATTTGTACTGTTACATGGCTGAAAGTGAGATACTGTGGAGAGCGATCAGACCTCAGTAGAATGGAAAAATGGAAACTCAGATTTTTCAGACTGATTTCAGGTAACAGTATATCATTTGGTTATTATTAACACTACCAGGTGTCTGAAGAAATACTCCCTTGTATTTACAAGGTAGTGTTTTATCAGTATAAAACATGAGAGTATTGAGTGTTCCAGAAATTCACTTAGTAGATATTGTAATAGTCCATGTTCTGATAGATTTCCCTGTAATATAGTTCTGTATCACTTCAGCGTAGGAACAACAGTTCCACTATGCGTATGTGTCTGAGACTCCATGACAAAGCTATATAGGCAACTGGACCCAACAGTCTTAAAcatgtttcatatataaaaattctTACAAAGAAAGCTTACAATAAAAGGAGGAAGGATTTGCTGAATGCCGCTCCGATAACAGGAAAGGCTAGCATGTATCCTGTGTGCCCGTTGAGGGTTTTATATCTGtgattcttttgttttttattgggAAAAAATTTTTAAAGTTAGTTTTGTATGAATTACAATAGGTTCTGAATATGTCTTGTTTGTATCTTTTCTATAGTGGTGTCTACTGTTTTTGGATTAAAAGTTACTATTCCACAGTCCCTATATGAAGTTGCCAGAGGTGAAGAGGTCACCATTACGTGCAATTTTCAGCCTAAAAACCCAGAGAATCGGCTTATTATCATCTCCTGGACTGGTGAGCCTGATGGGTCATTTGACGATGAAGGGGTAAGCGTGGAAACACAGATGGTTTCTGCTGAGCTACAGAGACAGTGGTATAGATTAACAAACTTAAGCGCCAGGTCTTTCATTTATTGAATCTTTACTGCCCTTATGAACGACTATGAACTTGCTGTGCAAATAACAGAAGTGTTCTTCTTCTAATATAGATTTCTTTTGGGACCTTCTATTCAGATAAGAACCAAGTAGACATTGATCCCATGTATGAAGGCAAAGCCCTGATTCAAACTAATCTGGTCGGAAAAGAGTCCAAGCTAATCCTGAAACAAGTCACTCTGAGGGAGAGCAGGCGCATAAAATGCCGGGTTCAGATTCCCGGTGATGACGAAGGACAGACATTAGCCACAGCATCTCTAGCGGTACTGGGTGAGAAAACATAAATCATTAACTGCAGTAATATCACTGGAATTGGGAGTCTTATCACATCTGAAAATTCTTAAATGAATGGTGCCGCTACATATGTGGGTTTGTGCTTTGATTGCGGCTCATATCCATTTGTCAGTACAAAGTTCACAGAACCCAAGCAGTCATGAAAAGGATGAGTTTTGCTGCCCTAGATGTATGTGGTACAGagttctctgtttctgtttgacaGTTCCGCCATCAGAGCCTGTGTGTATGATTAAAGGCAAGGCAGAGTATGGACAGAACATCAGCCTGACCTGCATCTCCGAAGAAGGATTTCCAGCTCCCACCTACAAGTGGGAAAGCTATGATGTCAGAAATGTCCCAAGATCATTCCCACCCAAAACAACTGAAAGTATGTGTAGGGGTggcttctgtgtttttatttaccaatgttaccatttttatttacatatgtagCCATGACATATGTTTACTTCTCCTGACTGTCTAACAGAAGACGGAGTCCTTTCTCTGATCAACGTGTCCATGAGCACATCGGGTTACTACATATGTACTTCGGCCAATAAGATTCGCTTTGCCAAATGCAACCTCACCTTATCAGTAATACCTTGTGAGTGTTCTGTTTTCACTATTTCCTGCTTTACACCAATGTCCAAGAAAATGAATGGGGATTACATTTTCatacaaagaaaagagaagcatTCATCTTGTTTGCCCTGCATTAACTCTGGCAGTAGTCGTAGTCATGACAATGGCCCCCTTGCTAATTTCCCCTCAATCTTTGCAGCTAGAATGAACATTGGCGCTACAGTGGGCGTCATCGGAGGCTGTGTTGCTGGAGTTGCAGTTCTTGTGCTTATCATTTACTGCTGCTGCAAAAACAAGGAGAAGCCGGAGGAGTTTGAAATGGAGTACGTTTCCTCTATAAAGGCCCTTATATTTAACCACATGTGAATCCCAACATTCTACCCACAACTGCTACTTTTGAAAAGCCACCAAAGTATGTGTGGGttcttttgtttaataaatgttctctGTTATTTAGACCCCCAGTGGTCGAGTACCATGACCtactagaaaagaaaaaagaagaggatCCTAGAGACCTGAGGAGGATTAGTATTGAGGGGAGTATTGACCAGAGAGAGAAGTACGAGATGAAGGCTGAAAAAGAGCCAAACCTGCAGAGGTCTGAGGACAGTGATCGTAATCCTAATCGGCGTTTAGATTATGATGACCGCCGGGAAAGACCTGCTCACCGTCGAGAAGGTGACCGCGGTGAGAGGTTTGATGATCACAGGGACAACTATAATAGCGATCGGAAGGATAACTACAGAGATCACTACAATGACCGCCAGGATCGCTATGACGATCGCAGAGACCGTTACGATGACCGCTATGACGATCGCAGAGATCGTTATGATGACCGACAGTATCACTATGGTGACAGGAGAGATCGCTACGATGACCACAGAGAACAA
Coding sequences:
- the gpa33b gene encoding cell surface A33 antigen, which encodes CIFSIVVSTVFGLKVTIPQSLYEVARGEEVTITCNFQPKNPENRLIIISWTGEPDGSFDDEGISFGTFYSDKNQVDIDPMYEGKALIQTNLVGKESKLILKQVTLRESRRIKCRVQIPGDDEGQTLATASLAVLVPPSEPVCMIKGKAEYGQNISLTCISEEGFPAPTYKWESYDVRNVPRSFPPKTTEKDGVLSLINVSMSTSGYYICTSANKIRFAKCNLTLSVIPSRMNIGATVGVIGGCVAGVAVLVLIIYCCCKNKEKPEEFEMEPPVVEYHDLLEKKKEEDPRDLRRISIEGSIDQREKYEMKAEKEPNLQRSEDSDRNPNRRLDYDDRRERPAHRREGDRGERFDDHRDNYNSDRKDNYRDHYNDRQDRYDDRRDRYDDRYDDRRDRYDDRQYHYGDRRDRYDDHREQSNDRRDRDDDIQDRYDDRRDRDDPRRNRYDDRQDYSHYSDRNDRRNSSGDL